Proteins encoded by one window of Rutidosis leptorrhynchoides isolate AG116_Rl617_1_P2 chromosome 7, CSIRO_AGI_Rlap_v1, whole genome shotgun sequence:
- the LOC139859251 gene encoding uncharacterized protein translates to MDADVVFNNLNELHPDMANPRVRVQVFAISRKFNYRNPNTLGPMEVILIDQHGDKMIAFVEMSLIALFENMLVEGHFLQIDGFSLVPYQDHCKLINTLWMIRFLHHTQLLPYLGFHLPNDGYHPVSYTDINNNVLHPRIAFDVVGRLVELWRMRVNHVYGHVLQSITFTLEDLEGNRIRGTIWSKLALQLHEYATNHVNDGVPLVCLLNNVFIKQWQGAPFVSNHPWGSRLFINAGIDSIVDYTQAFEGIHGGGILEGQNDGNNAAFIFID, encoded by the exons ATGGACGCTGATGTAGTCTTCAATAACTTGAATGAGCTACATCCTGACATGGCTAATCCTCGTGTTCGAGTGCAGGTTTTTGCAATCTCTCGAAAATTCAACTACAGGAATCCTAACACTTTAGGACCTATGGAAGTTATTCTGATTGATCAACAC GGAGACAAAATGATTGCATTCGTTGAAATGAGCTTAATAGCATTGTTCGAAAATATGTTAGTTGAAGGTCATTTTTTGCAAATTGATGGCTTTAGCTTGGTTCCTTACCAAGATCATTGTAAGCTTATCAATACATTGTGGATGATCCGCTTCCTGCATCATACCCAACTACTGCCATATCTTGGATTTCATCTACCTAATGACGGTTACCATCCAGTTAGTTACACTGACATCAACAACAATGTACTACATCCAAGAATTGCTTTTG ATGTTGTTGGACGACTGGTTGAACTATGGCGAATGCGCGTCAATCATGTTTATGGACATGTTTTGCAGTCGATTACCTTTACGCTCGAAGATTTAGA GGGAAATAGGATAAGAGGAACAATATGGTCTAAGCTCGCACTACAACTACATGAGTATGCTACAAATCATGTCAACGATGGTGTTCCATTAGTGTGTTTGCTAAACAATGTGTTCATTAAACAATGGCAAG GTGCTCCTTTTGTTTCCAACCACCCTTGGGGTTCCCGTCTATTCATAAATGCTGGTATCGATTCTATTGTGGACTACACACAAGC TTTTGAAGGTATTCATGGAGGAGGTATTTTGGAAGGTCAAAATGATGGAAACAATGCAGCATTTATTTTCATTGATTGA